The genomic stretch ACAGGCACAAGCCCTTGGAGCACCAGCACATTGAAGTCTGCTGATTTTACCATCCATGTCACCGGATGGCTCTGGATGAGGCTTATGGCAGTGAATTAAGGGACATAAGACCCCCTTTGGATTTTGGTCATTCATGAAAGGAGGTGGAGGGATGTCTTAGCTCTTTGGAAAAACAACTGTGTGCTGTTCTTCCTGCCACGGAGCCACCACCAGGGACCCTCCAGCAGTGGATGGCTACAGCAATGAACAAAGCCCCACCACTGGGGTGGCTCAGATGGTGGCCACTGTGAAATGGGGTGAGTACTGTGGACAGTGAGGAATGGACAATACCTTGCCTCTCGGTTTAAAACTTCAACAGTTACTAGGACAGGTCATGTATGTTACTGGGACAGGTCGCAGAGAAAGATGAAACACCAGAAGGCCAACCTCCAACACCTGAGTCAGCCTGGCACACTGACAGATCATCAAAGGGAAACCCCCCCAGGGTGGAGAGTCATAGCCTATCACCCAGTGACTGAGGCCCGGTGGATCAATAAAGGACAAGGACACAGCAGCCCCTGGGCTGAACTGTGAGTGGTATGGGGGTTACTGCTTGGGAAGGTGAGCATTAAGAATCTGCACTAACCACTGGGCCATATTCGGAGGACTTACAGTGTGGCTGCCTCAAGGGCAACAGGAGTGGATGATTGACGGCAGGCCTACTTGGGGAAAAACAGTTACGGGAAGACATTTGGCATTGTGTCCAAGCCACAGTCATCGCAGCGTACCACGTGACTGCCCGTTGCCCTCTCCAATTTCTAGGTAATGACAAGGCAGACCAATTGGCAAAGTTAAGATGGCAGGAGGAAGTGCTAGCAGAGGAAAATGCCACTTGGCTACATTCTAGATTAAAGCATGCCAGCCACAGGGCTGTGTGGGCAGGTGAGACACGGTGGTGGCTGCccatggttttcttttctgtgtgtgtagtggtgctggggacagaacctgGGACCcacacacatgcttggcaagtgctttcctactgagctacatccccagctctgcccaTAAAGATTTCTGATGCTGTTGCATGCTGGAACCGTGCTCAGTGCTGCCCATGATGACCGATGCTGCCGCAGAGCTGATAGAGGAGCGGATGTTCGTCTTCAGTGCTGGGAGACAGACTGCACTCGTCCCCTCCCATTCTCAGAAGGGGCCGAACAAGCTGTGACCTGTGTGGACACAGTTACAGACTTATTGTAGGCCTTCCCCGGCAAGAGTGTTACATATGGTCACTGAGAGTGACAAAGGAATCCATTTCATAGGCCATGACACAGCAGTGGGCTCAAGACCAGGACCAAATCCACAGCCTGGATTTCCCACCTGCCATACAATCCAACAGGAGCTGGATGAACTGAAAGAGTGAATGTCCGCTGGACACGCCTAAGGACTGAGAGTGACTATTCGGCTACTCGTCTGCCTGAGGCACTGAGGACACTGAATGAAAAGCCAAGCATCAGCAGATTGCAGTCCTTTCTATATCGACATGCCATGGCTGCCAGCATTAAGGTTATGGATAAAACACTGCCactcagggctggggctgagcaTTTCCTTAAACCAGCCTGGACCACAGGTAGCAGTTTACTGTTGCCAGCTCCTCAAGACTTCACATCTGACACCAGAAGCATTGTTTGGCCATGGCGTCAGTCCCTGGTGGTTTGCCTTACTGACCTCTTGGGGATAAAGGGAATGTCCACACTTACAAGTGAAGCCTACTGTGTTGGGAACATGGCCCCTAAAGCCATGTGATAGGCTTTAGGTGATGTCACCCTTGGGTATCCTCACCAGAGGAATACTTTGTATCAGTTTAtggcaattattttatttctttggtactggggattgaatccagagatgctttaccaccgAGTTCCATCTCCGGTCCCTTTTGTTGTAttgttttggagacagggtctccctaagttgctggctttgaacttgtgatcctcctgcctcagcctcctgagtccctgggattagaggcgttTGCCACCACAGCTGGCTAGTTTGACGGTTTGAAAGTGGTTTATTCTCTCTGTCCCCCTAAAAATTGGTCTGGTACACTTGCCCAGGCATGCTTTCTAACACAAGATGGTACAGTGGCCTCATGGAGTTGATCTGCCGTTACTGGTGCCTATTAAACATCTGTCACGTTCTCCATAGGTTGGCAACAAGTAACCTGTTTCTGGACTGGGCAACGGAGATCGCACATCACGCCAACCAGACCGACTGCTGGATCTGCTCAGAACTCCCTGTGACTGCAGCACAAGGACTTCCCTGGGTAGTCCAACCTGCGAATGAGACCCAGTGGACTTGGCTGGCACGGAACTGGAGTGCAAACACGCACCCGCCAAAATGGCCATCGTACAACTATACAACACAAAAGATCTTTGCTTTGATTAGGGAGACACTGAATATTTCTCGAGTCCCTGGGTACACTTACATATGGAATGGGCTTTCATGGGAGGTAGCAGTTCAGGTCACAGTTAAAGAGATGGCTTTCCTTTGTGTCACCCAGTCCGGTCATGACAACAAGACAGTGGGCTTCATGCCTGACCCCCTGTGTAAGAACACAGTCAATTCAGCGGATATCCTGTCCCCATCACCCAATGTCACTCATGGGGCCTTCCCCCTGCCGTGGGGTGCACTGTGGATATGTGGGTCCTATGGATGGCCTTACCTACCTTACCACTGGACAGGACGATGTACGTGGGGCTGGCCTTACATCCCCGCCCGGGTTCTGCCTCATTTACCACAGACACCCAGTAACTGGGAGAGCGTGAAGGCGCGGCACACCAGGCAGCGCCGGGCATCCTGGTGGTTCTACTCGCTGGCTGTTTTCTCCCCGCAGGCTGCGGTGATTGACGTGGAAAATCAGGTCTCCGCGTTAGCCTCCCACACGGCACAAGCTCTCAATCAGACTAAAAACGCCATCACCTTGCTAACCGAGGAGACCACTCAGATAAGAAAGGTGGTGTTACAAAACAGGATGGCGCTAGATATGCTCATGGCCGCCCAAGGCGGAGTATGTGCCGTCCTGGGGACAGAATGCTGTGTGTACATACCTGATAACGAGCACAATATCACTCTGGCTTTAACCCAAGTGTCTAAGCAAATGAATGCCATCGATGCCCTTTCCACTGATCCGTTCTCTAGTTGGCTGACATCCCTTCCTTCAGCATGGCGCCAGGCCTTCCATATTGTCTTACTAAGCCTGGCATGCCTGCTGATAGGCTCTTGCGCTTTGTTCTGCTGTTGTGGGACATGTATGCAATGTGCCTCGGGAGTCCTGTCCCGAAGGCTTCATGGAAGACAGGGGGTGTGAGATGGAGCAGGACATTAAGAGGCTTCCAGAGCACTGATGGGGTGGACCTAGCCAGAGCCTCGAAAGCTTGTTCAGCACAGTGAGATAAGAGGGACTCCCACAAAAGTGacaaggaaggaaacagaagctGGCCTCTTCCCTTGTTTCCAATTTTTAGGTGGATATCAAAGCAGAGAGGCTTTGGAGGTAAAGAacgtacttaaaaaaaaatctgaagaaatccaCCTGTGCAGTGGGCACACGGCCTAACCCGTATGTTCTCCTGCTGGCAGGTGTGGTGCGGCCCCCTGTTGTACCCCAGCCTGCCCCCCAACACAGAGCATGTAAGAAAATGTCCAAACCCTGTCAGTTGAGtcctccaagttctttctttgggattggtaCGCTGGGGCTTTTGCTGTCCTGGGGTTGGACACTAGTAaagcagggcctggcacatactGCTCCTCATGAAAAGGAAAGGTAGCATTGCTGTGGCCAGTCGGGGAATCACAGGTCACAGCCCTTACATGCTGGGATCTGGAACAAATGTCTCTTCCGGAGGTTGAACAGGAACTGGAATTCAAGCTGCGGGCTTGAGGCACAAGGAGGTGAGTCACAGGGGTTGGGTTCCACTGGCCTGgctcccacctcccctccaggGCCTCATCATCCCTGAGCCTCCCGCCTGTCCTGCTCCTTCCCTCCATCACGTGGGCAGCCTGgcttggtgatggtgatggaggacTTGAGGGAAGTCAGCTCTTCTGGGCTGTCACTGGCCCCACCCTTGCATCTGAGGCCTCTGCCCACAGGACTGCCCTTTCCTTGGATGCCCTGCCAGCATGGTCCCCACCCACTACTGCCCTAGGGGAAATCCCTACTTGCTCACTATTGCTCACCCCAGATTCCATTCTCCAAACTCATGAGCTTGGACGGGAGCCTTGGCCGCCCACCCCTCTGAGCATCAGGCAGGGGCCCAGCACACTGACCCGCTGTTTTCCATTTGCTCTCCTAGAGGGAAGAAAGCGGGGTGCAGACTCTTCTCATTTTGCCTACCCTGTCTTTCCTTGACCTGTAGGATGTGGCGGACCTCATCCTTCAAGAACATCTACCTGAGGGCACCTCAGTGCCTGGGGGCCATGCGAGTTTTCCTACAATATGGGGAGGGGGTGCTTTAAGTGGAATGTGCAGATTGGGGGTCAAGATAATTCTTCAGCTACAAGGTGGTCTTGAGTTAGTCACAGCCTTTTTGAGCCAGTTTTGCCATCTGTAAAAAGGAGATGCTAATGGCTTCTGCTTTGGTCTTATTCATGACCTCTGTCAGCACCTGGGGGTGTTGTAAGATCctaaggctgagacaggaggagcctCCCCTCTACCCAGAGCCAGCAACTGCGCAGCGCTTCCTTGGATCCCATTCCACACAGGGAAAAGAGTATGTCTTCCTAAGAGGGCACATCCTCATGGGCAGTTGGACATCCCAgcgggaaggaaaaagaaatgtcaagGGAAACAGGTCCTTAGCTCATGTGGATCTttataaaattgtacattttgGTATTTCCCCCATTATTGAAGTCCTTCATggccaataaaaattttaaaatgtcaaaaagtaaacaaaagggaaaaaataatgtgtGGGACTCCCACCCAGTGATCTCTGGGCAAATTTcctcctctcatttttctttataagggtcagagtttaaaaaattatg from Sciurus carolinensis chromosome 17, mSciCar1.2, whole genome shotgun sequence encodes the following:
- the LOC124968820 gene encoding endogenous retrovirus group PABLB member 1 Env polyprotein-like isoform X1, which gives rise to MLSNTRWYSGLMELICRYWCLLNICHVLHRLATSNLFLDWATEIAHHANQTDCWICSELPVTAAQGLPWVVQPANETQWTWLARNWSANTHPPKWPSYNYTTQKIFALIRETLNISRVPGYTYIWNGLSWEVAVQVTVKEMAFLCVTQSGHDNKTVGFMPDPLCKNTVNSADILSPSPNVTHGAFPLPWGALWICGSYGWPYLPYHWTGRCTWGWPYIPARVLPHLPQTPSNWESVKARHTRQRRASWWFYSLAVFSPQAAVIDVENQVSALASHTAQALNQTKNAITLLTEETTQIRKVVLQNRMALDMLMAAQGGVCAVLGTECCVYIPDNEHNITLALTQVSKQMNAIDALSTDPFSSWLTSLPSAWRQAFHIVLLSLACLLIGSCALFCCCGTCMQCASGVLSRRLHGRQGV
- the LOC124968820 gene encoding endogenous retrovirus group PABLB member 1 Env polyprotein-like isoform X2, with the protein product MGCEPRRAGLWLTREILGCCLIGLATSNLFLDWATEIAHHANQTDCWICSELPVTAAQGLPWVVQPANETQWTWLARNWSANTHPPKWPSYNYTTQKIFALIRETLNISRVPGYTYIWNGLSWEVAVQVTVKEMAFLCVTQSGHDNKTVGFMPDPLCKNTVNSADILSPSPNVTHGAFPLPWGALWICGSYGWPYLPYHWTGRCTWGWPYIPARVLPHLPQTPSNWESVKARHTRQRRASWWFYSLAVFSPQAAVIDVENQVSALASHTAQALNQTKNAITLLTEETTQIRKVVLQNRMALDMLMAAQGGVCAVLGTECCVYIPDNEHNITLALTQVSKQMNAIDALSTDPFSSWLTSLPSAWRQAFHIVLLSLACLLIGSCALFCCCGTCMQCASGVLSRRLHGRQGV